Proteins from a single region of Rhipicephalus sanguineus isolate Rsan-2018 chromosome 5, BIME_Rsan_1.4, whole genome shotgun sequence:
- the LOC119392749 gene encoding uncharacterized protein LOC119392749 produces the protein MNESRSSSMSLAEARFHSDSWILRLSGCLTPLNSEDRLPERQSRGGYTVLTATLAITASLLELTSLLSRSLFGTRRLSIFNGGLFFTLRLLLLAKVSSQLATFLAMSREVRALVARAAEYERTCRQPATHRASLRCKTAYSTRTHEVFQEISSPSRALHLLVVTAFFTTRWYVFLMWVHESIPAFLSASLSIVTALAAAAVTVWDSAPGILAKCFAEVFVQYLRAENMALEAAAHGQVVVVGAEQRRDDLRTVLADCRANVEAVLRLVKAAQSLLGTPLLLSFGANMGVVCAVLYSLTDSSTPTGLIMSGILYSSLNFADALDVAFASESLANEVAEMKWTLRSLPFQGHLDKFAKDVRSFHEILDPSAMFLRAHGFFRVNMAQMISMSAAVITYTVILIQTSQSVKGTTSSDSARSSQR, from the exons ATGAACGAGTCTCGCAGCAGCAGCATGTCCCTCGCCGAGGCCCGATTCCATTCGGACTCGTGGATTCTTCGCTTGTCCGGCTGCCTGACACCCTTGAACAGCGAGGACCGACTACCAGAACGGCAATCACGAGGGGGATACACTGTGCTGACGGCAACATTAGCGATTACTGCATCATTGCTCGAGCTGACCTCCTTGCTGAGCCGCTCCCTCTTTGGAACCCGACGGCTGAGCATTTTCAACGGCGGTCTATTCTTCACTCTCAGACTGCTGTTGCTGGCCAAGGTGTCATCCCAGCTTGCCACCTTCCTCGCCATGTCTCGGGAAGTGCGGGCACTCGTGGCCCGAGCAGCGGAGTACGAGCGTACGTGCCGCCAGCCCGCGACACAtcgcgcttctctgcgctgcaagACCGCCTACAG TACAAGAACCCACGAAGTGTTTCAAGAGATATCTTCACCTTCCAGGGCGCTTCATCTTCTCGTGGTGACGGCTTTCTTCACCACACGTTGGTACGTGTTTCTCATGTGGGTGCACGAGAGCATACCAGCATTCCTCTCAGCGTCACTGTCCATCGTTACGGCACTAGCGGCCGCAGCTGTCACAGTCTGGGACAGTGCACCAGGCATTCTGGCCAAGTGCTTCGCCGAGGTCTTTGTCCAGTACCTGAGAGCCGAAAACATGGCTCTGGAGGCCGCAGCCCACGGGCAGGTGGTGGTCGTCGGCGCAGAACAAAG GAGGGACGACCTTCGCACTGTGCTCGCAGATTGTCGGGCTAACGTGGAAGCCGTGCTGCGTTTGGTCAAAGCTGCTCAGAGCCTCCTGGGAACGCCGCTGCTGCTGTCCTTCGGCGCCAACATGGGTGTCGTGTGTGCCGTGCTCTACTCTCTGACCGACTCCTCGACGCCCACCGGCCTAATCATGTCCGGCATCCTGTATTCCAGCCTCAACTTCGCCGACGCCTTAGACGTCGCTTTTGCCTCGGAGTCACTCGCAAATGAG GTGGCCGAGATGAAGTGGACGCTCCGGTCTCTACCATTCCAGGGCCACCTGGATAAATTCGCAAAAGAC GTGCGGTCATTTCACGAAATCTTGGACCCGTCAGCTATGTTTCTCAGAGCTCATGGTTTCTTTCGTGTAAACATGGCGCAGATGATATCG atGAGTGCAGCGGTGATAACGTACACTGTTATCCTCATACAGACAAGTCAAAGTGTCAAGGGAACAACATCGTCAGACTCTGCACGTTCCAGCCAGAGATAA